The following are encoded in a window of Pseudomonas sp. St316 genomic DNA:
- a CDS encoding EAL domain-containing protein — MKLRNSFQAQVAAVMILLSLLVIGLLYFSVNAATNTAVRSQADAQLDVGTRIFERLLEAQGRRLADGVQLLAADFGFREAVASRDAATIRSVLINHGKRINASDMILLSMDGTVLASTLEHMPDGSPFQYDGALRLARGARQSMVIVPLQGKPHLLVETPVLAPLPVARVVMGFSMDKAFANELRSLTNLEVSFLAVDQHQPGELVSTQPDALHGSISSLMLGSSLPGEATLTEHLNHNYLSQFLTLADGSGGYNGQVIALLQSPLDVAMQAFAPLDEKILAITLVALIASLVGALLLARGVSRPVRSLALAAERIGQGDYQTPVVLQREDELGLLANAVNTMQRGIADREQQLAHNALHDPVTDLPNRALAMERLGSAIAAKRPMTVIFMGIDNLRAINETVDPETIDRLLRQTGQRIQALLSPGDTVAHLIAEEFLLLLDGMDSDAAVAVADQLQQFLLKPQRINGHDLTLDCRLGIAAYPTDGESAQSLLERASIAMKDAAQMPGHLQVYQHGRDLAHRRQITLIRDLRHAAGNGELLLHYQPKLNILNNHVRQAEALLRWQHPQLGSISPAEFIPMAERTGSIQALTHWVINEGMRQLSEWNERGLRLELSLNISAEDLISDDLPTRVVALLRSHRLPAEQLIFEVTESAVMREPERALKNLHLLRDCGISLSVDDFGTGYSSLAHLKRLPVQELKIDQSFVRDLDEASEDAVIVRSTIEMSHNLGLKVVAEGVEYAHSLRLLERWHCDTAQGYLISRPLTAEAFEAWVALPLNFRTALVH; from the coding sequence GTGAAACTGCGCAATAGTTTCCAGGCACAAGTCGCCGCAGTGATGATCCTGTTGTCGCTGCTGGTGATCGGCTTGCTGTATTTCAGCGTCAACGCGGCGACCAATACGGCGGTGCGCAGCCAGGCCGACGCGCAATTGGACGTCGGCACGCGCATCTTTGAGCGGCTGCTGGAAGCGCAGGGGAGGCGCCTGGCCGATGGCGTGCAGTTACTGGCCGCCGACTTCGGTTTTCGCGAAGCGGTAGCCAGCCGGGACGCGGCGACCATCCGCTCGGTGCTGATCAACCACGGCAAGCGGATCAATGCCAGCGACATGATCCTGCTGAGCATGGACGGCACCGTACTCGCCAGCACCCTTGAGCACATGCCCGATGGGTCACCGTTCCAGTACGACGGCGCGTTGCGCCTGGCCCGAGGTGCGCGCCAGTCCATGGTGATCGTGCCGTTGCAGGGTAAACCGCATTTGCTGGTGGAGACGCCCGTGCTCGCGCCGCTGCCCGTCGCCAGGGTGGTGATGGGTTTCAGCATGGACAAGGCCTTTGCCAATGAGCTGCGCTCGCTCACCAACCTGGAGGTTTCGTTTCTTGCCGTCGACCAACACCAGCCGGGGGAACTGGTCAGCACGCAGCCCGACGCGTTGCACGGGTCGATTTCCAGCCTGATGCTCGGTTCGTCCCTGCCCGGCGAGGCCACGCTGACGGAGCACCTGAACCACAATTACCTCAGCCAGTTCCTGACGCTGGCAGACGGCTCGGGTGGATACAACGGACAGGTGATCGCCCTGTTGCAGAGTCCGCTCGACGTGGCCATGCAAGCCTTCGCTCCGCTGGATGAAAAGATCCTGGCGATCACCCTGGTTGCGCTGATCGCCTCGTTGGTCGGCGCCTTGCTTCTGGCCCGCGGGGTGTCGCGGCCGGTGAGGTCGTTGGCCTTGGCGGCGGAGCGCATCGGCCAGGGCGACTACCAGACCCCCGTGGTATTGCAACGGGAGGATGAACTCGGCCTGCTGGCCAACGCCGTCAACACCATGCAAAGGGGCATTGCCGACCGTGAGCAACAATTGGCTCACAACGCCCTGCATGACCCGGTCACCGACTTGCCCAACCGGGCACTTGCCATGGAACGCCTGGGCAGTGCGATTGCCGCAAAGCGACCGATGACGGTGATATTCATGGGCATCGATAACCTGCGCGCCATCAACGAAACGGTCGACCCTGAGACGATCGACCGCTTGCTTCGCCAGACCGGTCAACGTATCCAGGCGCTGTTGAGCCCGGGTGACACCGTGGCGCATCTGATCGCCGAGGAATTCCTGCTCCTGCTCGATGGGATGGACAGCGATGCGGCGGTGGCGGTGGCCGACCAGTTGCAGCAGTTCCTGCTCAAGCCCCAGCGCATCAACGGCCATGACCTGACGCTGGACTGCAGGCTCGGGATAGCCGCCTATCCAACCGATGGCGAAAGCGCCCAAAGCCTGCTGGAGCGCGCATCGATTGCGATGAAGGATGCGGCGCAGATGCCCGGGCATCTGCAGGTCTACCAGCACGGGCGCGATTTGGCCCACCGTCGCCAGATCACACTGATTCGGGACCTGCGCCACGCGGCGGGCAACGGCGAGCTGCTCCTGCATTACCAGCCCAAGCTGAACATCTTGAACAATCACGTCCGCCAGGCCGAAGCCCTGTTGCGCTGGCAACACCCACAACTGGGCTCCATCTCTCCAGCCGAGTTCATTCCGATGGCAGAACGCACCGGAAGCATCCAGGCGTTGACCCACTGGGTGATCAACGAGGGCATGCGTCAACTCTCGGAATGGAATGAGCGGGGCCTGCGCCTGGAGCTGTCATTGAACATATCCGCCGAAGACCTCATCAGCGATGACCTGCCCACGCGGGTCGTGGCGTTGTTGCGCAGCCACCGGCTACCCGCCGAACAGCTGATTTTCGAAGTCACTGAAAGCGCGGTCATGCGCGAGCCCGAGCGGGCCTTGAAAAACCTTCATTTACTGCGCGATTGCGGCATCAGCCTGTCGGTGGATGACTTTGGCACAGGCTACTCTTCCCTGGCGCACCTCAAGCGGCTGCCGGTGCAAGAACTGAAAATCGACCAGTCGTTTGTCCGCGACCTGGACGAAGCCAGTGAAGACGCGGTGATTGTCCGCTCGACCATCGAAATGAGCCACAACCTGGGGCTCAAGGTGGTGGCCGAGGGCGTCGAATACGCCCACAGCCTGAGGCTGCTCGAACGTTGGCATTGCGATACCGCACAAGGTTACTTGATCAGCCGGCCGCTGACCGCCGAAGCGTTCGAGGCCTGGGTGGCGTTACCCCTGAATTTCCGTACAGCGCTGGTTCATTGA
- a CDS encoding methylamine utilization protein, with translation MLLLLFASPVAWAVVTKLDVEIHEVSGKPLADAVITLQGPIGGPSAALSANMDQRNQQFAPHVLAVHTGSLIKFPNSDNIRHQVYSFSPAKRFELRLYEGTPSEPVLFDKPGVVVLGCNIHDRMLGYVFVTDDPQFAVTDAQGHVALDNLAAGEYRVTLWHPQLKGMLPVEAGSLKLPASGLKQDYTLTLEPLPEQSAPATRTFGDAFKRATRETAQ, from the coding sequence ATGCTGCTGTTGCTGTTCGCTTCCCCTGTCGCGTGGGCGGTTGTCACGAAACTCGATGTCGAGATTCATGAGGTCTCAGGCAAGCCGCTTGCCGACGCGGTCATTACCCTGCAAGGCCCCATTGGTGGGCCTTCAGCCGCCCTGTCAGCGAACATGGACCAGCGCAACCAGCAGTTTGCGCCCCACGTGCTGGCAGTGCACACCGGCAGCCTGATCAAGTTCCCCAATAGCGACAATATCCGCCATCAGGTCTACTCGTTTTCCCCCGCCAAACGCTTCGAACTGCGCCTATATGAGGGCACCCCCTCTGAGCCGGTCCTGTTCGACAAGCCGGGTGTGGTGGTCCTGGGCTGCAACATCCACGACCGTATGCTCGGTTACGTGTTCGTGACCGACGATCCGCAGTTTGCCGTCACCGACGCCCAAGGCCATGTGGCACTGGACAATCTGGCAGCCGGTGAATACCGGGTGACCCTTTGGCACCCACAGCTCAAAGGGATGCTGCCGGTCGAGGCCGGTTCCTTGAAACTTCCCGCGAGCGGACTAAAACAAGACTACACGCTGACCCTGGAACCCTTACCCGAGCAGAGCGCACCCGCCACCCGTACGTTCGGCGATGCATTCAAGCGAGCCACCCGTGAAACTGCGCAATAG
- the map gene encoding type I methionyl aminopeptidase — protein sequence MVKNPQQVALLAESGRLLASVFELLDKTPLAGMSTLQVDARVERFIVDDLKARPASKGQYGFGFVLNCSVNEEVCHGVPSPSRILREGDIVNFDITLEKNGYIADSSKTYLIGNVSATARRLVQVTYEAMWQGIRTVRPGARLGDVGAAIERHARHNGYSVVREYCGHGIGQQMHEEPQVLHFGKPGTGLVLREGMVFTIEPMLNQGTRHVRTQADGWTVVTQDGMLSAQFEHTVAVTSSGVSVLTLREDELGGV from the coding sequence ATGGTCAAGAATCCGCAGCAGGTTGCCCTGCTGGCGGAGTCTGGCCGGCTCCTGGCGTCTGTGTTCGAACTGTTGGATAAGACCCCGCTGGCGGGGATGTCGACCCTCCAGGTCGATGCCAGGGTGGAGCGGTTCATCGTGGACGATCTCAAGGCCCGACCGGCGAGCAAGGGCCAGTACGGCTTTGGGTTCGTCCTCAATTGCTCAGTGAACGAGGAGGTTTGTCACGGAGTGCCGTCGCCTTCCAGGATTCTGCGTGAGGGCGATATCGTCAATTTCGACATCACCCTGGAAAAGAATGGCTATATCGCTGACTCCAGCAAGACCTACCTGATCGGGAATGTCAGCGCCACCGCCCGGCGCCTGGTCCAGGTCACGTACGAGGCGATGTGGCAAGGCATCCGTACCGTACGGCCAGGCGCGCGACTGGGGGACGTTGGAGCGGCCATTGAGCGTCATGCCAGGCACAATGGTTATTCCGTGGTGCGTGAATATTGCGGTCATGGAATCGGCCAGCAGATGCATGAGGAGCCTCAAGTCTTGCATTTCGGCAAGCCCGGCACCGGCCTGGTGTTGCGCGAGGGGATGGTGTTCACCATCGAGCCGATGCTCAATCAAGGTACGCGCCATGTGAGGACCCAGGCTGATGGCTGGACGGTCGTGACCCAGGACGGGATGCTCTCCGCGCAATTCGAGCACACCGTTGCGGTGACGTCTTCGGGGGTATCGGTACTGACGTTGCGCGAGGATGAGTTGGGCGGGGTTTGA
- a CDS encoding ParD-like family protein, whose protein sequence is MGIVNIDDELHDQLRRATKVSCRSINAQAAFWIKVGLLCEMNPELTFNEVMRRELGSAGVRAQPLVVS, encoded by the coding sequence ATGGGCATCGTAAACATAGACGACGAACTGCATGACCAACTACGCCGGGCCACCAAGGTGTCTTGTCGCTCCATCAATGCGCAGGCGGCTTTCTGGATCAAGGTCGGCCTGTTGTGCGAAATGAACCCCGAGCTGACCTTCAATGAGGTCATGCGTCGTGAACTCGGCAGCGCGGGCGTGCGTGCCCAGCCGCTGGTGGTAAGTTGA
- a CDS encoding response regulator: MYAVLERLPLRYKLVLGFAVLLALSLILGMQSLRIQSELKNDLDQLYNQDVRGANHLHEVRVQLPHIIQALQRAVATNSADTRIAALHQLELAQQQLHESLALARPTVFRSDNLARLAEFELLLERIQQTGRDAMELVGQGRQGQALLLINSDELQQLDSRADSVLSVIVRDKQAVLRDLVTDITRNAQHSSQLTYVLLLGGLALALMLAWLVSQSIRKPLERVRNAVDQLTAGHLDQPIPHTDLQNETGDLARAIAKLQIESRQLEGQRWIKAHVSLVQLDIQAAETPEQLGQLFLRRVVPMLGAWQGVLYVVFEGASHLQLLGGYAVDGDSPPVQKVPLGEGVLGQCALDRQARELTNMPDAFWKIRSQLGEATASHLLVQPVMRGERVFGVLELAGFCPLGEREALLLQEVLPRLAGAMAIMERSETAQTLLQETRRQAQALEVQQAALRATEAWYRGIIEASPDGMLVLGADGHILMSNPKLDVLFGYEQGELIGASVEQLVPEAARGRHVGVRNEFIANGTTRQMGANLDDLRGVRKDGSLFSVEIGLSHLPQLEGRANCVCASVRDVSERRAMETKLRTASDRLSLAQEAGDIGLFDVDFVTGHDYWTPQLEKMFGLEPGGFDGTMAHWVSLLHPEDAQAADQSYTQAVASGADRYEFDFRIVRQNDGAVRTFRSLSRFSRAPDGTPLRATGVNIDVTALVEARASAEEATQAKSEFLANMSHEIRTPMNVIIGMSDLALRTELDKRQRNYIEKVHRSAESLLGIINDILDFSKIEAGKMNLEQVPFRLEDVLDNVAGMIGLKAEDKGLELLFQSPPELPTALIGDPLRLGQVLINLGNNAAKFTERGEIVVGVEAMSTQSEQLELHFWVRDTGIGMSSDQCERMFQSFSQADSSTTRKYGGTGLGLSISKKLVEMMNGRIWVQSQPGLGSTFHFQVRLDMQQGCQPRRMFKSDELLGLRVLVVDDNASAREILSGMARSFGLEVDVAQSGGMALRMLADAEIKTLPYDLVLMDWRMPGMDGMETVSRMHSGSLRHTPSVIMVTAFGREDAREKALRQGIESPVVLTKPVTPSALLEAIGVVLGKGVQSDTRASERSEQHAGAMASLHGARLLLVEDNELNQELARELLESAGAQLRLAWHGQEALDILAEDTDFDGVLMDCQMPVMDGYTATKRIRELTAFADLPVIAMTANAMEGDRERALASGMNDHIAKPLRVEAMFVTIAKWIKPKIARQATLLPQAERLNAGLPDYLEGIDMAAGLATCMGRKELYLRLLGRFRDVQAGFEEQFRAALVDPDPGAAARLSHSLRGTAGTIGAEAVAHAAAELERACQAGESDAVIQGLVMDVQRCLGPVLVALDRLAEVEPPAIAETPHNDPALDRQLIRLEQLLVESDTAALTVLEELRGLSLDPVLAKRLDQVARRLELFDFDGALQLLQDESP, encoded by the coding sequence ATGTACGCAGTGCTTGAGCGCCTGCCGTTGCGGTACAAGCTAGTCCTGGGTTTTGCCGTGCTGTTGGCGCTTTCCTTGATTCTCGGCATGCAGAGTCTGCGCATCCAGTCCGAGCTGAAGAACGATCTGGACCAGCTCTACAACCAAGATGTCAGAGGCGCCAATCATCTGCATGAGGTGCGGGTGCAACTGCCGCACATCATCCAGGCGTTGCAGCGTGCCGTGGCCACCAATAGCGCGGATACGCGCATCGCCGCGCTGCACCAGTTGGAGCTTGCTCAGCAGCAGTTGCACGAGTCTTTGGCTCTTGCCCGGCCGACGGTGTTCCGCTCCGATAACCTGGCGCGGCTCGCCGAGTTCGAGCTGCTGCTCGAGCGCATCCAGCAGACCGGTAGAGATGCGATGGAATTGGTAGGACAAGGGCGCCAGGGCCAGGCGCTTTTACTGATCAACAGCGATGAACTCCAGCAACTGGACAGTCGTGCCGATTCGGTACTCAGTGTCATTGTCAGGGACAAGCAGGCGGTACTGCGCGATCTGGTCACCGACATCACCCGCAACGCCCAGCACAGTAGCCAGTTGACCTACGTCTTGCTGCTCGGCGGCTTGGCACTGGCGCTGATGCTGGCCTGGTTGGTCAGTCAATCGATTCGCAAGCCGCTAGAACGTGTGCGCAATGCAGTCGACCAACTCACGGCCGGCCATCTTGACCAACCCATCCCGCATACCGACCTGCAAAACGAGACTGGTGATCTTGCCCGGGCTATCGCCAAGTTGCAGATCGAGTCCCGCCAGCTCGAAGGGCAGCGTTGGATCAAGGCTCATGTGTCGCTGGTTCAACTCGATATACAGGCTGCGGAGACCCCGGAGCAACTCGGACAATTATTCCTGCGCCGCGTAGTGCCGATGCTAGGTGCATGGCAGGGAGTCCTCTATGTAGTTTTCGAGGGCGCCAGCCATCTGCAACTACTGGGGGGTTACGCGGTGGATGGCGATTCACCGCCGGTGCAGAAAGTCCCGCTCGGGGAGGGGGTGTTGGGTCAGTGCGCGCTCGATCGCCAGGCGCGCGAGCTGACGAATATGCCGGACGCTTTCTGGAAGATCCGCTCGCAGCTCGGTGAGGCAACGGCAAGCCACCTGTTGGTGCAGCCGGTGATGCGTGGCGAACGAGTGTTCGGTGTTTTGGAACTCGCCGGTTTTTGCCCGTTGGGCGAGCGAGAGGCACTGCTTCTACAGGAAGTACTGCCCAGGCTGGCCGGCGCCATGGCCATCATGGAGCGCAGCGAGACCGCCCAGACGTTGCTGCAGGAGACCCGCCGTCAAGCACAAGCGCTGGAGGTCCAGCAAGCAGCGCTGCGCGCGACCGAGGCGTGGTATCGAGGCATTATCGAGGCCTCTCCAGACGGCATGCTGGTGTTGGGAGCGGACGGCCACATACTGATGAGCAACCCGAAACTGGATGTGCTTTTCGGCTACGAGCAAGGTGAGCTGATCGGCGCGAGCGTCGAGCAGTTGGTGCCAGAAGCCGCTCGTGGACGGCATGTGGGGGTACGCAATGAGTTCATTGCCAATGGAACCACGCGGCAAATGGGTGCCAACCTGGATGACCTTCGCGGCGTACGCAAGGACGGCAGTTTGTTTTCCGTAGAGATTGGCCTGTCCCATCTGCCTCAATTGGAAGGACGTGCAAACTGTGTCTGCGCCTCCGTGCGTGACGTGAGTGAACGCCGGGCGATGGAGACCAAGCTGCGTACGGCAAGTGATCGTCTGAGCCTGGCGCAGGAAGCGGGCGACATTGGCTTGTTCGATGTTGACTTCGTCACCGGCCATGATTACTGGACGCCGCAGCTGGAAAAAATGTTCGGGCTCGAACCCGGCGGATTTGATGGAACAATGGCGCATTGGGTTTCACTGCTGCATCCCGAGGATGCGCAAGCGGCCGATCAATCCTATACGCAGGCGGTAGCCAGCGGCGCTGATCGCTATGAGTTCGACTTCCGCATAGTGCGACAGAACGATGGAGCCGTGCGCACCTTCAGATCGCTGAGCCGTTTTTCCCGCGCGCCTGACGGCACGCCGTTACGTGCAACCGGCGTGAACATCGACGTCACGGCGTTGGTCGAGGCCCGTGCCTCCGCCGAGGAGGCTACCCAGGCCAAGAGCGAGTTTCTCGCCAACATGAGCCACGAGATCCGAACCCCCATGAACGTCATCATAGGGATGAGCGATTTAGCGCTGCGTACTGAACTGGACAAAAGACAGCGCAATTACATTGAAAAGGTACATCGCTCGGCGGAAAGCCTGTTGGGAATCATCAACGACATCCTTGATTTCTCCAAAATCGAGGCTGGCAAGATGAACCTGGAGCAGGTTCCCTTTCGGCTGGAAGACGTACTCGACAACGTCGCCGGCATGATTGGCTTGAAGGCGGAGGACAAGGGCCTGGAGCTGCTGTTCCAGAGCCCCCCAGAGCTGCCAACTGCGCTGATTGGGGATCCTCTGCGTCTAGGGCAAGTGTTGATCAATCTGGGCAACAACGCCGCCAAGTTCACCGAGCGCGGCGAGATAGTCGTGGGTGTGGAAGCCATGAGTACGCAGAGCGAGCAACTCGAGCTTCATTTCTGGGTACGCGACACCGGGATCGGCATGTCCTCTGACCAATGCGAGCGCATGTTTCAGTCATTCAGTCAGGCCGACAGCTCGACCACGCGTAAATACGGCGGTACCGGACTGGGCCTTTCCATCTCCAAGAAGCTGGTGGAAATGATGAACGGGCGAATCTGGGTGCAAAGCCAGCCAGGGCTAGGCTCTACCTTTCATTTTCAAGTGCGTCTGGACATGCAGCAGGGTTGCCAGCCTCGTCGTATGTTCAAGTCCGATGAATTGCTCGGCCTGCGCGTATTGGTGGTGGATGACAACGCCAGCGCCCGCGAGATTCTTTCCGGTATGGCACGCAGTTTTGGATTGGAGGTGGACGTCGCGCAAAGTGGCGGCATGGCCCTGCGCATGCTGGCCGACGCCGAAATAAAGACGCTGCCCTACGATCTGGTACTGATGGACTGGAGAATGCCCGGCATGGATGGCATGGAGACCGTGAGCCGCATGCACTCCGGCAGCTTGAGACATACACCGTCGGTAATCATGGTGACTGCGTTTGGTCGCGAGGACGCCCGTGAGAAGGCGCTGAGACAGGGCATAGAGTCGCCAGTGGTGCTGACCAAACCGGTGACGCCGTCCGCGCTGCTGGAAGCCATCGGGGTGGTGTTGGGCAAGGGTGTGCAAAGCGATACCCGCGCCAGCGAACGCTCGGAGCAGCATGCCGGCGCCATGGCCAGCCTGCACGGAGCACGCCTGTTGTTGGTGGAGGATAACGAACTGAACCAGGAGCTGGCGCGGGAACTGCTGGAAAGCGCCGGCGCACAACTGCGCCTGGCCTGGCATGGTCAGGAAGCGTTGGACATTCTGGCCGAAGACACTGACTTCGACGGCGTGCTGATGGATTGTCAGATGCCTGTTATGGATGGATACACAGCCACCAAACGCATTCGTGAACTTACGGCATTCGCCGATCTGCCAGTGATTGCCATGACTGCCAACGCAATGGAGGGTGACCGAGAACGGGCGTTGGCAAGTGGCATGAATGACCACATTGCCAAACCGCTCCGTGTAGAAGCCATGTTTGTCACGATAGCCAAGTGGATCAAACCAAAGATCGCTCGACAGGCGACTCTGCTGCCACAAGCAGAACGGCTGAACGCTGGCCTGCCGGACTATCTGGAAGGAATTGATATGGCTGCAGGCCTCGCCACCTGCATGGGGCGCAAAGAGCTTTACCTGCGCCTGTTAGGCAGGTTTCGTGACGTGCAGGCAGGCTTCGAGGAGCAATTCCGGGCTGCACTGGTTGACCCCGATCCCGGTGCTGCCGCGCGCCTGAGTCATAGCCTGCGCGGCACGGCCGGGACCATCGGCGCCGAGGCGGTGGCGCACGCTGCTGCTGAGCTGGAGCGAGCCTGCCAGGCCGGCGAGTCCGATGCGGTGATACAAGGTTTGGTGATGGACGTGCAACGATGCCTGGGGCCGGTTCTGGTGGCACTGGATAGACTGGCAGAGGTCGAGCCGCCGGCGATAGCCGAGACCCCGCATAACGATCCCGCCCTTGACCGGCAATTGATTCGGCTTGAGCAGCTCCTGGTCGAGAGTGACACCGCCGCACTGACCGTCCTTGAAGAACTGCGAGGGCTTTCTCTCGATCCAGTCCTGGCCAAACGCTTGGATCAGGTGGCTCGGCGGCTCGAATTGTTTGATTTCGACGGCGCCTTGCAGCTGCTGCAGGACGAGTCGCCCTGA
- a CDS encoding two-component system response regulator, with the protein MSPKQSHLNASTVLVVDDTPDNLMLMADLLKDRYRVKAANSGEKALRILQSDPLPDLILLDIMMPGLSGYEVAERLQGDERTQRIPIVFLTAMAATQDEIHGLELGAADYITKPINPPILLARVETQLKVKAAADFLLDQNDYLEQEVQRRTREVMAIQDVTIHAMASLAETRDNETGNHIRRTQNYVKLLAELLREHPRFRHFLDEATIKLLFKSAPLHDIGKIGIPDHILLKPGRFTPEEFEIMKTHTTLGRDAIQHAEDQLGVSVDFLRLAKEIAYSHQEKWDGSGYPQGLAADNIPISARLMAVADVYDALISRRVYKPGMPHEQAVEIIRDGRGSHFDPDICDVFLANAEHFREIAVRFADTDKEMAKQLAALEQIVQAP; encoded by the coding sequence ATGAGTCCCAAGCAGAGCCACCTCAATGCGTCCACTGTTCTGGTGGTCGACGATACGCCGGATAACCTGATGCTGATGGCCGACCTGCTCAAAGACCGATATAGGGTCAAGGCCGCAAACAGTGGCGAGAAGGCTTTACGCATCCTGCAGAGCGACCCGCTTCCTGACCTGATCCTGCTGGACATCATGATGCCGGGCCTGTCCGGCTACGAGGTGGCCGAACGGTTGCAAGGCGATGAGCGTACCCAGCGTATCCCGATTGTATTTCTCACGGCCATGGCGGCGACCCAGGACGAGATCCATGGCCTGGAGCTGGGGGCTGCTGACTACATCACCAAGCCTATCAACCCGCCGATACTCCTGGCCCGAGTCGAGACCCAACTCAAGGTCAAGGCGGCGGCGGACTTTCTACTCGACCAGAACGACTATCTGGAGCAGGAGGTGCAACGCCGCACGCGAGAGGTCATGGCCATTCAGGATGTCACCATTCACGCCATGGCATCGTTAGCCGAGACCCGCGACAACGAGACTGGCAATCACATCCGCCGTACTCAGAACTACGTCAAGCTGCTGGCCGAGTTGCTGCGCGAGCACCCACGCTTTCGGCACTTCCTTGACGAAGCCACGATCAAGCTATTGTTCAAGTCAGCGCCGCTGCACGACATTGGCAAGATAGGCATTCCCGATCATATCCTGCTCAAGCCGGGACGCTTCACCCCGGAAGAGTTTGAGATTATGAAAACGCATACCACCCTTGGCCGCGATGCTATTCAGCATGCCGAGGACCAGTTAGGTGTATCAGTCGACTTCCTGCGCCTGGCGAAGGAGATCGCTTATAGCCACCAGGAGAAATGGGACGGTAGTGGCTACCCGCAGGGACTGGCTGCGGACAATATACCCATTAGCGCCCGTTTGATGGCGGTGGCGGATGTCTATGACGCGCTAATCAGCCGCCGCGTTTACAAGCCAGGTATGCCGCACGAACAAGCGGTGGAGATCATTCGCGACGGACGCGGTTCCCATTTTGACCCTGACATCTGTGATGTTTTCCTGGCCAACGCCGAGCACTTTCGTGAAATTGCCGTGCGTTTTGCCGACACCGACAAAGAGATGGCCAAACAACTGGCCGCCCTGGAGCAGATTGTACAGGCGCCCTGA
- the yfcF gene encoding glutathione transferase has protein sequence MNNPSLRLYVDTQFTSPYALSCFVALREKGIEFEMDTVNLDKQENQSGDYARLSLTQRVPTLVHGDFALSESSAITEYLEEVFPQTPVYPRHPQMRAKARQVQAWLRSDLLPIRQERSTLVVFYGLKYGPLSASAEAARQKLVEVAQRLLTDSPDYLFGEWSIADVDLALMLNRLILNGDTLPARLEDYAQRQWQRPTVQEWIKLQRPPL, from the coding sequence ATGAACAACCCAAGCCTGCGCCTTTACGTCGACACTCAATTCACCAGCCCCTACGCGCTGTCATGCTTCGTGGCACTTCGAGAAAAGGGTATTGAGTTCGAGATGGATACCGTGAACCTGGACAAACAGGAGAACCAGTCGGGCGACTATGCCCGTCTTTCGCTGACCCAGAGAGTCCCCACCCTCGTGCATGGCGACTTTGCGTTGTCGGAATCATCGGCAATCACTGAATATTTGGAAGAGGTATTCCCCCAGACGCCGGTTTACCCACGACACCCACAGATGCGTGCCAAGGCGAGGCAAGTTCAAGCGTGGCTACGCAGTGATTTGCTCCCTATACGACAGGAGCGCTCCACGCTTGTCGTATTCTATGGCCTTAAATATGGTCCTTTGTCAGCATCGGCGGAGGCTGCCAGGCAAAAGTTGGTGGAAGTTGCTCAACGGCTACTTACCGACAGTCCGGACTACCTCTTTGGTGAATGGTCTATCGCCGATGTCGATCTCGCGTTGATGCTTAACCGGTTGATACTCAATGGGGACACTCTACCGGCTCGATTGGAGGATTACGCCCAGCGCCAATGGCAGCGTCCGACCGTGCAAGAGTGGATCAAGCTGCAACGACCTCCTTTGTAG